The proteins below come from a single Thermopolyspora flexuosa genomic window:
- a CDS encoding ABC transporter permease, translating to MQAIARWVKADLRARRGQAALTVLAVAGIVAALITAATLLEDGTNPWRGLFTKGNGAHVWIHTVDPPDPAALRRLDGVADVAGPYRSAPATLVQPGKKTPITLREMPAALPRVGRPVVAEGRWLDPRDPEGVVVERSFAKATGLRPGSAFTVTGLDGATHNLVVVGLAESGDQGFYPEWKPGLAWTLRQTLLTVEPKSGRTESVTGLRLSDPELTDLIVQRTVTTLGGQVQRISTWREVRASMELDNRLLGVLLALFGTVGLIAAALAIANAVGGRVLVQLRDIATLKSLGFTRGQVSLALLIEHGALGLAGVVLGVAAGWAITVYAMQDLVVVPLSLGPLAAIAGGTALTVLVAVGLPAWRGGRTPPIPAAPAAPPRGKLSRLARLALLVRLPPALVLGARDAFTRRLPAALTTFGLAVPMMMISIGLGCWATLDDFREHPERVGQAGRLIVRAGSVPAADVEKIALADPGVRAAYPGAEVDTLVPGQTRTVRARALGTSAQPYPFHVVEGRMFRERGEAVAGQGLLDLMDVEIGDRVRVTIGGTPLILLIVGRVIEPEQDGEVLSFGIDSLNAKDAVPVPFYSLVLHDDADPAEVRARLQAAGLEVSQPVNPADRLAIIRVIIVALTVVLALIGLANLLTANALGLRDHAVDLAVLKAMGLTPRQVTATLVTATGLLVTLGVLIGTAAGASLSAWLIDLQGAASGVGSGIGRTPSLTTLAVAALTAIGAALLVALIPARRAARFHIPHAVR from the coding sequence ATGCAGGCGATCGCACGCTGGGTCAAGGCCGACCTGCGGGCCCGGCGCGGCCAGGCCGCGCTCACCGTGCTCGCGGTCGCGGGCATCGTCGCCGCGCTGATCACCGCGGCGACGCTGCTGGAGGACGGCACCAACCCGTGGCGCGGCCTGTTCACCAAGGGCAACGGCGCCCACGTGTGGATCCACACCGTCGATCCCCCCGACCCGGCCGCGCTGCGGCGGCTCGACGGGGTCGCCGACGTCGCCGGGCCGTACCGGAGCGCGCCGGCCACGCTCGTGCAGCCGGGCAAGAAGACCCCGATCACGCTCCGGGAGATGCCCGCCGCGCTGCCCCGCGTGGGGCGGCCGGTGGTCGCCGAGGGGCGCTGGCTCGACCCGCGCGACCCCGAGGGCGTGGTGGTGGAGCGCTCCTTCGCCAAGGCGACCGGGCTGCGGCCGGGCAGCGCGTTCACCGTCACCGGCCTCGACGGCGCCACCCACAACCTCGTCGTGGTCGGCCTCGCCGAGAGCGGCGACCAGGGCTTCTACCCGGAGTGGAAACCGGGGCTCGCCTGGACGCTGCGCCAGACGCTGCTCACGGTCGAGCCGAAGAGCGGCCGCACCGAGTCGGTCACCGGGCTGCGCCTGTCCGACCCCGAGCTCACCGACCTCATCGTGCAGCGCACCGTCACCACGCTCGGCGGCCAGGTGCAGCGGATCTCCACCTGGCGCGAGGTGCGGGCGTCGATGGAGCTCGACAACCGGCTGCTCGGCGTGCTGCTCGCACTGTTCGGCACGGTAGGGCTGATCGCCGCGGCGCTCGCGATCGCGAACGCGGTCGGCGGCCGGGTGCTCGTCCAGCTCCGCGACATCGCCACGCTCAAGTCGCTCGGGTTCACCCGCGGCCAGGTCTCGCTCGCGCTGCTCATCGAGCACGGCGCGCTCGGCCTCGCCGGCGTGGTGCTCGGCGTCGCCGCGGGCTGGGCGATCACCGTGTACGCGATGCAGGACCTCGTCGTGGTGCCGCTCTCGCTCGGCCCGCTCGCCGCGATCGCCGGGGGCACCGCGCTCACCGTGCTCGTCGCCGTGGGCCTGCCCGCCTGGCGCGGCGGCCGCACCCCGCCGATCCCGGCCGCCCCCGCCGCGCCGCCGCGTGGCAAGCTGTCCCGGCTCGCCCGGCTCGCCCTGCTGGTACGGCTGCCGCCCGCGCTCGTGCTCGGCGCCCGGGACGCGTTCACCCGGCGGCTGCCGGCGGCGCTCACCACGTTCGGGCTCGCCGTACCGATGATGATGATCAGCATCGGGCTGGGCTGCTGGGCCACGCTCGACGACTTCCGCGAGCACCCCGAGCGGGTCGGCCAGGCGGGCCGGCTGATCGTGCGCGCGGGCAGCGTGCCCGCGGCCGACGTGGAGAAGATCGCGCTCGCCGACCCGGGCGTGCGGGCGGCCTACCCGGGCGCCGAGGTGGACACGCTCGTGCCCGGCCAGACCCGCACGGTGCGCGCCCGCGCGCTCGGCACCTCCGCCCAGCCGTACCCGTTCCACGTGGTGGAGGGGCGGATGTTCCGCGAGCGCGGCGAGGCCGTGGCCGGGCAGGGCCTGCTCGACCTGATGGACGTGGAGATCGGCGACCGGGTGCGGGTGACGATCGGCGGCACCCCGCTCATCCTGCTCATCGTGGGCCGGGTGATCGAGCCGGAGCAGGACGGCGAGGTGCTCTCGTTCGGCATCGACAGCCTCAACGCCAAGGACGCGGTGCCGGTCCCGTTCTACAGCCTCGTGCTGCACGACGACGCCGACCCCGCCGAGGTGCGCGCCCGGCTGCAGGCGGCCGGGCTGGAGGTCTCCCAGCCGGTCAACCCGGCCGACCGCCTCGCGATCATCCGGGTGATCATCGTCGCGCTCACCGTGGTGCTCGCGCTGATCGGCCTGGCGAACCTGCTCACCGCGAACGCGCTCGGGCTGCGCGACCACGCGGTCGACCTCGCGGTGCTCAAGGCGATGGGCCTCACCCCGCGCCAGGTCACCGCCACGCTCGTCACCGCCACCGGCCTGCTCGTCACCCTCGGCGTGCTGATCGGCACGGCCGCGGGCGCCTCGCTGTCCGCCTGGCTCATCGACCTGCAGGGGGCGGCGAGCGGCGTCGGCTCCGGCATCGGCCGCACCCCGTCCCTGACCACCCTCGCGGTCGCGGCGCTCACCGCGATCGGCGCCGCCCTGCTCGTCGCGCTCATCCCGGCCCGCCGGGCGGCCCGGTTCCACATCCCGCACGCCGTCCGGTGA
- a CDS encoding ABC transporter ATP-binding protein, with translation MTSATAPVVRTVNLVKIYQNGGVPVPAVRGVDLTVEEGEFVAIMGPSGSGKSTLIHMLGGLDTRTGGEIWLDGTRVDTLSESAWAVLRRKKIGFVFQFFNLVANMTVADNVELPALLAGASAREARRRREELLDALGLTGRADAAPAQLSGGEQQRVALARALANQPRLLLADEPTGNLDSRHTNDVLRLLGQVHAKGQTIVLVTHDARVACMADRVINLLDGQIVDDADITPRRSRSRGSAWDVIELHG, from the coding sequence ATGACCTCTGCCACGGCGCCGGTGGTGCGCACCGTCAACCTGGTGAAGATCTACCAGAACGGCGGCGTTCCGGTACCCGCCGTGCGCGGGGTCGACCTGACCGTTGAGGAGGGCGAGTTCGTCGCCATCATGGGCCCGTCGGGCTCCGGCAAGTCCACGCTCATCCACATGCTCGGCGGCCTCGACACCCGCACCGGCGGCGAGATCTGGCTCGACGGCACGCGCGTGGACACGCTCTCGGAGAGCGCGTGGGCGGTGCTGCGCCGCAAGAAGATCGGCTTCGTCTTCCAGTTCTTCAACCTGGTGGCGAACATGACCGTCGCCGACAACGTCGAGCTGCCCGCGCTGCTCGCCGGCGCCTCCGCCCGGGAGGCCCGGCGCCGCCGCGAGGAGCTGCTCGACGCCCTCGGCCTCACCGGCCGCGCCGACGCCGCCCCGGCCCAGCTGTCCGGCGGTGAGCAGCAGCGGGTCGCGCTCGCCCGCGCGCTCGCCAACCAGCCCCGGCTGCTGCTCGCCGACGAGCCCACCGGCAACCTCGACAGCCGCCATACGAACGACGTGCTGCGCCTGCTCGGCCAGGTGCACGCCAAGGGGCAGACCATCGTGCTCGTCACCCACGACGCCCGGGTCGCCTGCATGGCCGACCGGGTGATCAACCTGCTCGACGGCCAGATCGTCGACGACGCCGACATCACGCCGCGGCGGTCCCGCAGCCGGGGCTCCGCCTGGGACGTCATCGAGCTGCACGGATGA
- a CDS encoding PadR family transcriptional regulator has translation MRLHLLALLKKEPAHGYELKQALEQTFGQAYPSPNIGQIYVTLNRLEKDGLVRSVDVEQSNRPNKKVYYLTAKGSEVLEEWIDSPTEGPRVRDEFFMKLVLAPMTGIADRMQLINRQRRHYLKLMRDLNRLAATTDPENKVARLLIEGAMLHLQADLDWLERCQEDLT, from the coding sequence GTGCGGCTCCATTTGCTGGCGCTCCTGAAGAAGGAACCTGCCCACGGGTACGAGCTGAAACAAGCGCTTGAGCAGACCTTCGGACAGGCGTACCCCTCCCCCAACATCGGGCAGATCTACGTCACCCTCAACCGGCTGGAGAAGGACGGGCTCGTCCGGTCGGTCGACGTCGAGCAGAGCAACCGGCCGAACAAGAAGGTCTACTACCTCACCGCCAAGGGCTCCGAGGTCCTGGAGGAGTGGATCGACTCGCCCACCGAGGGACCGCGGGTCCGCGACGAGTTCTTCATGAAGCTCGTGCTGGCGCCGATGACCGGCATCGCCGACCGGATGCAGCTCATCAACCGCCAGCGGCGGCACTACCTGAAGCTCATGCGCGACCTCAACCGGCTCGCCGCCACCACCGACCCGGAGAACAAGGTGGCCCGCCTCCTCATCGAGGGTGCGATGCTGCACCTGCAGGCGGACCTCGACTGGCTGGAGCGTTGCCAGGAGGATTTGACCTGA
- a CDS encoding ABC transporter substrate-binding protein — protein sequence MSRLVPLLLAAALLLAGCGGAGGDADPGAAPAATGPMTFVVGKDTTSYFQPLLDRWNRAHPADQVRMLELPEAADEQRAQMVANLQAGSDRYDILALDVIWTAEFAEAGWIVPLDRGMFPLDRFFPGVVATAMYKGRLYAVPYSTNAGLLYYRKDLLDAAGLKPPKTWAELREQAKRLSREHGLGGYAGQFLPYEGLTVNFLEAVQSAGGELLNADGTAVNVDAAAERALEFLTTGVREGWIPQEALSYKEEETRLAFQEGRYVFARNWPHAYGPAKNSPIKGKFAVAPLPGADGPGTSTLGGYNLAINAASKRQKSALEFIRFFTGIDIQRLVLAEGSFPPVWAELYDDPELIKEYPYLPVLKETILRARPRPVNADYNQISLVIAGNVSDALAFRRSGAETIARLREQLIETTRNP from the coding sequence GTGTCCCGACTGGTTCCCCTGCTGCTGGCGGCGGCGCTGCTGCTCGCCGGTTGCGGAGGGGCCGGAGGGGACGCGGACCCCGGTGCGGCCCCGGCCGCCACCGGCCCGATGACCTTCGTGGTCGGCAAGGACACCACCTCCTACTTCCAGCCCCTGCTCGACCGGTGGAACCGTGCCCACCCGGCCGACCAGGTGCGGATGCTGGAGCTGCCCGAGGCGGCCGACGAACAGCGGGCGCAGATGGTCGCGAACCTGCAGGCCGGCAGCGACCGCTACGACATCCTCGCGCTCGACGTCATCTGGACCGCCGAGTTCGCCGAGGCTGGTTGGATCGTGCCACTCGACCGTGGCATGTTCCCGCTGGACAGGTTCTTCCCCGGCGTGGTCGCCACCGCGATGTACAAGGGCCGGTTGTACGCGGTGCCGTACTCGACCAACGCCGGTCTGCTCTACTACCGCAAGGACCTGCTCGACGCCGCCGGGCTCAAGCCGCCCAAGACCTGGGCGGAGCTGCGCGAGCAGGCCAAACGGCTCAGCCGCGAGCACGGCCTGGGCGGGTACGCCGGCCAGTTCCTGCCGTACGAGGGGCTCACCGTCAACTTCCTTGAGGCGGTGCAGTCGGCCGGCGGCGAGCTGCTCAACGCGGACGGCACCGCGGTGAACGTGGACGCCGCGGCCGAGCGGGCCCTCGAGTTCCTCACGACCGGGGTGCGCGAGGGCTGGATCCCCCAGGAGGCCCTCTCCTACAAGGAGGAGGAGACCCGCCTTGCCTTCCAGGAGGGCCGGTACGTGTTCGCGCGCAACTGGCCGCACGCGTACGGCCCGGCGAAGAACTCGCCGATCAAGGGGAAGTTCGCGGTGGCGCCGCTGCCGGGCGCGGACGGGCCCGGCACGAGCACCCTCGGCGGCTACAACCTCGCGATCAACGCCGCGTCGAAGCGGCAGAAGTCGGCCCTGGAGTTCATCCGCTTCTTCACCGGCATCGACATCCAGCGCCTCGTGCTTGCCGAGGGCTCGTTCCCGCCGGTGTGGGCCGAGCTCTACGACGACCCCGAGCTGATCAAGGAGTATCCCTACCTGCCGGTACTGAAGGAGACGATCCTGCGGGCCCGCCCCCGCCCGGTGAACGCCGACTACAACCAGATCAGCCTGGTGATCGCCGGCAACGTGTCGGACGCTCTGGCGTTCCGAAGATCCGGCGCGGAGACCATCGCCCGGCTGCGGGAGCAACTCATCGAGACGACCCGGAACCCCTAG
- a CDS encoding ABC transporter substrate-binding protein translates to MRRLPAAVAVLALACTTAACGSGGGGDSGQAQPSAAGSAPAKSLEGVTIEVAAKWTGEEQANFQKVLDAFQEKTGAKVTYASTGEDTGAYLGPRIQGGNPPDIAILPQPGLVAQYARQNALKPLSAGVLAQIDQNYTPYWKELGSVDGQVYGVLVKAAHKSTIWYRQSAFDEAGVTPPSTWDELVGKTAQTLADAGTPPFALCGASGWTLTDLFENIYLSTAGPENYDKLANHEIPWTDPTVKTAMEKMAQIFGKSEFMLGGSDGALQTDFPTCVTQVYGQKKAGMVIEADFVAAAASESGATIGEEAKIFPFPAAGDTAPVVLGGDVAVAMKDSEGAMALLEYLASVEGGTIWAKTPGYLSPNRNVSPDNYPSDLTRQLAQTIINAGESVRYDMSDLAPSAFGGTDGKGLWKGLQDFLRNPSDIEGIQKKLESDAKKAWEQ, encoded by the coding sequence ATGCGCAGACTGCCAGCGGCGGTCGCCGTTCTCGCGCTCGCCTGCACCACGGCGGCGTGCGGCAGCGGTGGGGGAGGTGACTCCGGCCAGGCCCAGCCGAGCGCGGCCGGCAGCGCCCCCGCGAAGAGCCTGGAGGGCGTGACCATCGAGGTCGCGGCGAAGTGGACCGGTGAGGAGCAGGCGAACTTCCAGAAGGTCCTCGACGCCTTCCAGGAGAAGACCGGCGCGAAGGTGACCTACGCCTCCACCGGTGAGGACACCGGCGCCTACCTCGGCCCCCGCATCCAGGGCGGCAACCCGCCGGACATCGCCATCCTCCCCCAGCCCGGCCTGGTCGCGCAGTACGCCAGGCAGAACGCGCTCAAGCCGCTGTCCGCGGGCGTGCTGGCGCAGATCGACCAGAACTACACGCCGTACTGGAAGGAGCTCGGCTCGGTCGACGGCCAGGTGTACGGCGTGCTGGTGAAGGCGGCGCACAAGTCGACGATCTGGTACCGGCAGAGCGCGTTCGACGAGGCCGGGGTGACCCCGCCCAGCACCTGGGACGAGCTGGTCGGCAAGACCGCGCAGACCCTCGCGGACGCGGGCACGCCGCCGTTCGCGCTGTGCGGCGCCTCCGGCTGGACCCTCACCGACCTGTTCGAGAACATCTACCTGTCGACCGCGGGCCCGGAGAACTACGACAAGCTCGCCAACCACGAGATCCCGTGGACCGACCCGACGGTGAAGACGGCCATGGAGAAGATGGCCCAGATCTTCGGCAAGAGCGAGTTCATGCTCGGCGGGTCGGACGGCGCCCTGCAGACCGACTTCCCCACCTGCGTCACCCAGGTCTACGGCCAGAAGAAGGCCGGCATGGTGATCGAGGCCGACTTCGTCGCGGCGGCGGCGAGCGAGTCCGGCGCCACCATCGGCGAGGAGGCGAAGATCTTCCCGTTCCCGGCGGCCGGTGACACCGCCCCGGTCGTGCTCGGCGGCGACGTCGCGGTGGCGATGAAGGACAGCGAGGGCGCGATGGCGCTGCTCGAGTACCTCGCCTCGGTCGAGGGCGGCACGATCTGGGCGAAGACGCCCGGCTACCTGTCGCCGAACCGCAACGTCTCCCCCGACAACTACCCGAGCGACCTGACCCGCCAGCTCGCGCAGACGATCATCAACGCCGGTGAGTCGGTCCGGTACGACATGTCCGACCTCGCGCCGAGCGCCTTCGGTGGCACCGACGGCAAGGGCCTCTGGAAGGGCCTGCAGGACTTCCTGCGCAACCCCTCGGACATCGAGGGCATCCAGAAGAAGCTCGAGTCCGACGCCAAGAAGGCCTGGGAGCAGTAA
- a CDS encoding ABC transporter permease subunit produces MTERFDGPRTPGGGEAPAAGVPTGPQHDAVTSGSGRSLDREREQGASAAARPGTSGGPSLAAAAAGAGAAARTTRRGAATAGGGKARRLGPSPAVAVWFLLPAFILLGAWVVYPIIYSLWRSLYDASGNEFVGLGNYGTIFTDPGMLTTIRNNLIWVVVAPSVVTVLGLIFAVLSERIRWVTAFKLVMFMPMAVSFLASGVIFRLVYDADPDKGVANAIITTVRDVFRPNTGYPGARPRENDASPVAAQDGAVVTKQEAQPGQTVLVPLVGLPPASVAEAATAKAPPQPAPGSLTGVVWLDFTQGGGGTVNQVDGTEKGLAGITVEAVANGRVAATTTTNEDGTFTFENLPAGSYTVRLPKENFTAPFNGLQWLGPTLITPAIIGAYIWVHAGFAMVLIAAGLSAIPRDALEAARIDGATEWQVFRRITVPLLAPVLLVVFVTMIINVLKVFDLVFVIAPGSVQPQANVIALEMWRVSFGGGNNQGLGSALAIFLLVLVLPFMFFNIRRFRREQQ; encoded by the coding sequence GTGACCGAACGGTTCGACGGCCCGCGGACGCCCGGCGGCGGCGAGGCGCCCGCCGCCGGGGTCCCCACCGGACCGCAGCATGACGCAGTGACCTCCGGCTCCGGCCGGAGCCTCGACCGGGAGCGCGAGCAGGGCGCGTCGGCCGCCGCGCGTCCCGGCACCTCGGGCGGCCCGTCCCTCGCCGCCGCGGCGGCCGGGGCGGGGGCGGCGGCCCGCACCACCAGGAGGGGAGCCGCCACGGCGGGCGGCGGGAAGGCACGCCGGCTCGGCCCCTCCCCCGCCGTGGCGGTGTGGTTCCTGCTGCCCGCGTTCATCCTGCTCGGCGCGTGGGTGGTCTACCCGATCATCTACTCGCTGTGGCGCAGCCTGTACGACGCGAGCGGCAACGAGTTCGTCGGGCTGGGCAACTACGGGACGATCTTCACCGACCCCGGGATGCTCACCACCATCCGCAACAACCTCATCTGGGTGGTGGTGGCGCCGTCGGTGGTCACCGTGCTCGGCCTGATCTTCGCGGTGCTCTCCGAGCGCATCCGCTGGGTGACCGCGTTCAAGCTCGTGATGTTCATGCCGATGGCGGTGTCCTTCCTCGCCTCGGGCGTCATCTTCCGGCTCGTCTACGACGCCGACCCGGACAAGGGCGTGGCGAACGCGATCATCACCACGGTGCGTGACGTGTTCCGGCCCAACACCGGGTACCCGGGCGCGCGTCCCCGGGAGAACGACGCCTCCCCGGTGGCCGCGCAGGACGGCGCGGTCGTGACCAAGCAGGAGGCGCAGCCCGGGCAGACGGTGCTCGTCCCGCTCGTCGGCCTGCCGCCGGCCTCGGTGGCGGAGGCGGCCACGGCGAAGGCGCCGCCGCAGCCCGCGCCGGGTTCGCTCACCGGCGTCGTCTGGCTCGACTTCACCCAGGGCGGTGGCGGCACCGTGAACCAGGTCGACGGCACCGAGAAAGGCCTCGCGGGCATCACTGTGGAGGCGGTCGCGAACGGCCGGGTGGCGGCGACCACGACCACCAACGAGGACGGCACGTTCACCTTCGAGAACCTGCCGGCCGGCTCCTACACGGTCCGGCTGCCGAAGGAGAACTTCACCGCGCCGTTCAACGGGCTGCAGTGGCTCGGCCCGACCCTGATCACACCGGCGATCATCGGCGCCTACATCTGGGTGCACGCCGGGTTCGCGATGGTGCTGATCGCGGCGGGCCTGTCGGCGATCCCCCGCGACGCGTTGGAGGCGGCGCGCATCGACGGGGCCACCGAGTGGCAGGTGTTCCGCCGGATCACCGTACCACTGCTCGCGCCGGTGCTGCTCGTGGTGTTCGTCACGATGATCATCAACGTGCTCAAGGTGTTCGACCTGGTGTTCGTCATCGCACCGGGGTCGGTGCAGCCGCAGGCGAACGTGATCGCGCTGGAGATGTGGCGGGTCTCGTTCGGCGGCGGCAACAACCAGGGCCTGGGCAGCGCACTGGCGATCTTCCTCCTCGTGCTGGTGCTGCCGTTCATGTTCTTCAACATCCGCCGGTTCAGGAGGGAGCAGCAATGA
- a CDS encoding carbohydrate ABC transporter permease encodes MTTAALSRAGGATAATGAPRRGLAGRIVDRFGSGVLQVFMVLLALFWLVPTLGLLVVSLRTEEANNSSGWWTVFTKPAELTLENYSSLLASGFTASFWNTVFITVPSTFLVITIAALAAYAFAWIDFPGRDIVFLIVVALLVVPIQIALIPIARLYGALDIMGSIPGVVLFHVAFGLPFAIFLLRNFFVGIPKELLEAARMDGAGEWRIFATVVFPLAKPAVASLGIFQFLWVWNDLLVALVFADTENQPMTKALQSQMRQFGTNVDVLAPGSFLSVIIPLILFFAFQRYFVQGLLAGSVK; translated from the coding sequence ATGACCACCGCCGCACTCTCCCGGGCGGGTGGCGCCACGGCCGCCACCGGCGCCCCGCGCCGCGGCCTCGCCGGCCGCATCGTCGACCGGTTCGGCAGCGGCGTGCTGCAGGTCTTCATGGTGCTGCTCGCCCTGTTCTGGCTCGTCCCGACGCTGGGCCTGCTCGTGGTGTCGCTGCGCACCGAGGAGGCGAACAACTCCAGCGGCTGGTGGACGGTGTTCACCAAGCCGGCCGAGCTGACCCTGGAGAACTACAGCAGCCTGCTCGCGTCCGGGTTCACCGCGTCGTTCTGGAACACCGTGTTCATCACGGTGCCGTCGACCTTCCTGGTGATCACGATCGCGGCGCTCGCGGCGTACGCGTTCGCCTGGATCGACTTCCCCGGGCGGGACATCGTGTTCCTCATCGTGGTGGCGCTGCTCGTGGTGCCGATCCAGATCGCGCTCATCCCGATCGCCCGGCTCTACGGTGCGCTCGACATCATGGGGTCGATCCCGGGCGTGGTGCTCTTCCACGTCGCGTTCGGCCTGCCGTTCGCCATCTTCCTGCTGCGCAACTTCTTCGTCGGCATCCCCAAGGAGCTGCTCGAGGCGGCGCGCATGGACGGCGCGGGCGAGTGGCGGATCTTCGCGACCGTGGTGTTCCCGCTGGCCAAGCCGGCGGTGGCCTCGCTCGGCATCTTCCAGTTCCTGTGGGTGTGGAACGACCTGCTCGTCGCGCTGGTCTTCGCGGACACCGAGAACCAGCCGATGACCAAGGCGCTCCAGTCCCAGATGCGGCAGTTCGGCACCAACGTGGACGTGCTCGCCCCCGGCTCGTTCCTCTCGGTGATCATCCCCCTCATCCTCTTCTTCGCCTTCCAGCGCTACTTCGTCCAGGGCCTGCTGGCCGGCTCGGTCAAGTAG
- a CDS encoding uracil-DNA glycosylase, producing the protein MSGRPLHEIVEAGWAKALEPVEGRIRALGEFLRQEIAAGRGYLPAGENVLRAFTQPFDEVKALIVGQDPYPTPGHAIGLSFSVSPEVRRLPGSLVNIFKEYMSDLGLPHPSNGDLTPWTQQGVLLLNRVLTVQPGKPASHRGKGWEEVTEQAIRALVARGKPLVAILWGRDARSLKPLLGSVPCIESAHPSPMSAANGFFGSRPFSRANRLLEQQGATPIDWKLP; encoded by the coding sequence ATGTCAGGTCGTCCGTTGCACGAAATCGTCGAGGCGGGCTGGGCCAAGGCCCTGGAACCCGTCGAAGGCCGGATCCGAGCGCTCGGTGAGTTCCTCCGGCAGGAGATCGCCGCGGGCCGGGGCTACCTCCCGGCCGGGGAGAACGTCCTGCGGGCCTTCACGCAGCCCTTCGACGAGGTGAAGGCGCTGATCGTCGGGCAGGACCCCTACCCCACCCCCGGGCACGCCATCGGGCTGAGCTTCTCGGTCTCCCCCGAGGTGCGCCGGCTGCCCGGCAGCCTGGTGAACATCTTCAAGGAGTACATGTCCGACCTCGGCCTCCCGCACCCCTCCAACGGGGACCTGACGCCGTGGACGCAGCAGGGCGTGCTCCTGCTCAACAGGGTGCTCACGGTGCAGCCCGGCAAGCCCGCCTCGCACCGGGGCAAGGGCTGGGAGGAGGTGACCGAGCAGGCGATCCGCGCGCTGGTCGCCCGCGGCAAGCCGCTGGTCGCGATCCTCTGGGGCCGCGACGCCCGCAGCCTCAAGCCGCTGCTCGGTTCGGTGCCGTGCATCGAGTCCGCCCACCCCAGCCCGATGTCGGCCGCGAACGGCTTCTTCGGCTCCCGGCCGTTCAGCCGGGCGAACCGGCTGCTGGAGCAGCAGGGGGCGACGCCGATCGACTGGAAGCTCCCCTAA
- a CDS encoding MTH1187 family thiamine-binding protein, whose translation MIVAFSVTPLGVGEGVAEPVARAVKVVRESGLPNRTDPMFTTVEGEWDEVMDVVKRAVEAVAEVAPRVSLVLKADIRPGVTGAMTAKLESLERHLS comes from the coding sequence ATGATCGTTGCGTTCTCCGTGACACCGCTCGGGGTGGGCGAGGGCGTCGCCGAGCCGGTGGCCCGGGCCGTCAAGGTCGTCCGGGAGAGCGGGCTGCCCAACCGCACCGATCCCATGTTCACCACCGTCGAGGGCGAGTGGGACGAGGTGATGGACGTGGTCAAGCGCGCCGTCGAGGCGGTGGCCGAGGTCGCCCCCCGGGTGAGCCTCGTGCTCAAGGCCGACATCCGCCCGGGCGTCACCGGCGCGATGACCGCCAAGCTCGAGTCCCTCGAGCGGCACCTGTCCTGA
- a CDS encoding SAM-dependent methyltransferase produces the protein MTERAPAGVDVNTPNIARIYDYMLGGKDNFAVDRAAAEQVLKAFPESREGARQHREFLGNVVRFLAGEAGIKQFIDIGAGLPTQKNVHEVAQEVNPDARVVYIDNDPVVCVHGRALLANSPNVAMVEADLRELDDLWDRTLATGLIDPEEPVAVLLFAILHFLEDPGEQVAEIRRRIAPGSYLGITHMVRRPARENDVETVGSVYAASAPGFKARTVEEVKAFLGDFELIPQEKFIPLQVVARLSSIGWGGVGKKP, from the coding sequence ATGACTGAGCGTGCCCCTGCCGGTGTCGATGTCAATACGCCGAACATCGCCCGGATCTACGACTACATGCTTGGGGGCAAGGACAACTTCGCCGTCGACCGTGCCGCCGCGGAACAGGTCCTGAAGGCGTTTCCCGAGTCACGCGAGGGGGCGCGGCAGCATCGGGAGTTTCTCGGCAATGTCGTGCGATTCCTGGCCGGTGAGGCGGGCATCAAGCAGTTCATCGACATCGGTGCCGGCCTGCCGACCCAGAAAAACGTGCACGAGGTAGCGCAAGAGGTCAATCCGGACGCCCGTGTCGTCTACATCGACAACGATCCGGTGGTGTGCGTGCACGGCAGGGCGCTGCTCGCCAACTCGCCGAACGTCGCCATGGTCGAGGCCGACCTGCGCGAGCTCGACGACCTGTGGGACAGGACGCTCGCCACCGGCCTGATCGACCCCGAGGAGCCGGTCGCGGTCCTGCTCTTCGCGATCCTCCACTTCCTCGAGGACCCGGGCGAGCAGGTCGCCGAGATCCGGCGGCGCATCGCCCCGGGCAGCTACCTCGGCATCACCCACATGGTCCGCAGGCCGGCGCGGGAGAACGACGTCGAGACGGTCGGCTCGGTGTACGCCGCCTCCGCCCCGGGCTTCAAGGCGAGGACGGTGGAGGAGGTCAAGGCGTTCCTGGGCGACTTCGAGCTCATCCCGCAGGAGAAGTTCATACCGCTCCAGGTGGTCGCACGGCTCTCCTCGATCGGATGGGGCGGCGTCGGAAAAAAGCCCTGA